One Verrucomicrobiia bacterium genomic window carries:
- a CDS encoding glycosyltransferase yields the protein MPDRTKILIVTDSPVLPTGMAEATRLIFGGLLAKYTGCYELHQLGLFQCYAVTTPQWPVYPTMTIKNRQGKLEFSAEDKHGAKTFFRLLPKVQPDIVFAFGDPQTVLYLSLPPKDRRYKLILYINFDGLPMVPGYGDILNRADLIFTKSEFSMEVLARCMPMVEREKLGYRYSPADLERFAPVPEATRAEMRQDLFPSWMPPDAFVLGWIGRNQWRKQVWLLYKVLHYLRTGEYLVCRTCGRVSPFEWDPTRQAPVNPGGLMSLVTESRPDYGHDNCGHCGSSQVEQASPFLDLFLWCHMPEEPEEAWPLRAIEEQFGLRRDRDLYYTPEHGHKSALAPEDMPMLYRIWDCLLFLSGGEGFGLPAWEAMCAAIPVIYTNYSSHAEFLGRAQAGLPVGGILQPEPKTCIWRMVADVGQTIEAVRRLYFNRKAGRQLGENGRNFVRQFNIGTQAEAWHRTFQKLVQPCRAMNLA from the coding sequence ATGCCAGATCGGACAAAAATCCTGATTGTTACTGACAGCCCGGTTTTGCCGACGGGCATGGCGGAGGCCACTCGGCTCATTTTCGGCGGTCTGCTGGCAAAATACACGGGGTGCTACGAACTGCACCAACTCGGTTTATTCCAATGCTACGCCGTGACCACGCCCCAATGGCCGGTTTATCCGACCATGACGATCAAGAACCGCCAGGGGAAACTGGAATTCAGCGCCGAGGACAAGCATGGAGCGAAAACTTTCTTCCGCCTGCTTCCAAAGGTTCAACCCGACATTGTTTTTGCATTCGGCGATCCTCAGACTGTCCTGTATTTGAGCCTGCCGCCCAAGGACCGCCGCTACAAGTTGATTCTCTACATTAATTTCGACGGATTACCAATGGTGCCTGGATATGGCGATATTCTGAATCGTGCGGACCTCATTTTCACGAAGAGCGAGTTTTCGATGGAGGTGCTGGCACGATGCATGCCGATGGTGGAGCGCGAAAAGCTCGGCTACCGTTACAGCCCCGCCGACCTGGAACGGTTTGCGCCGGTGCCGGAGGCCACGCGGGCCGAGATGCGGCAGGACCTGTTCCCGTCCTGGATGCCGCCGGACGCTTTTGTGCTGGGCTGGATAGGGCGTAATCAATGGCGCAAGCAAGTCTGGCTTTTGTACAAAGTCCTGCATTATCTGCGCACCGGCGAATACCTTGTCTGCCGGACGTGCGGGCGGGTGAGTCCCTTTGAATGGGACCCGACGCGGCAAGCCCCGGTGAACCCGGGCGGTTTGATGTCGCTCGTTACGGAGTCGCGCCCGGACTACGGCCACGACAACTGTGGCCATTGTGGCTCGAGTCAAGTGGAGCAGGCCAGCCCTTTTTTGGACCTTTTCCTGTGGTGCCACATGCCCGAGGAACCCGAGGAGGCATGGCCTTTGCGCGCTATCGAAGAGCAGTTTGGGCTGAGGCGTGACCGTGACCTTTATTACACACCCGAGCATGGACACAAATCAGCCCTGGCGCCCGAAGACATGCCGATGCTTTACCGGATATGGGACTGCCTGCTGTTTCTGAGCGGGGGCGAAGGATTCGGGCTGCCGGCCTGGGAGGCGATGTGCGCAGCAATACCAGTGATTTACACGAACTATTCCTCGCACGCTGAATTCCTGGGTCGCGCCCAGGCGGGACTGCCGGTTGGCGGGATATTGCAACCAGAACCAAAGACCTGCATTTGGCGGATGGTGGCTGACGTTGGCCAAACGATAGAGGCGGTGCGGCGTTTGTACTTCAACCGCAAGGCGGGCCGGCAGCTTGGCGAAAACGGGCGAAATTTTGTCCGCCAATTCAACATTGGAACGCAGGCCGAGGCCTGGCATCGGACGTTTCAGAAACTTGTCCAACCGTGTCGCGCGATGAATTTGGCGTAA